In one window of Bizionia sp. M204 DNA:
- the rpmB gene encoding 50S ribosomal protein L28 has product MSRVCELTGKKAMVGNNVSHAMNKTKRRFDANLIKKRFYLPEEDKWVTLKVATSTLKTINKIGITAALKEAKAKGFIK; this is encoded by the coding sequence ATGTCAAGAGTTTGTGAACTTACAGGAAAGAAGGCGATGGTTGGAAACAACGTGTCTCACGCAATGAACAAAACAAAGCGTAGATTTGATGCAAATCTAATTAAAAAACGTTTTTACCTTCCAGAAGAAGATAAGTGGGTAACCTTAAAAGTTGCTACATCAACATTAAAGACTATTAACAAAATCGGAATTACTGCTGCTTTAAAAGAAGCAAAGGCAAAAGGATTTATTAAGTAA
- the rpmG gene encoding 50S ribosomal protein L33 — protein sequence MAKKGNRIQVILECTEHKESGQAGTSRYITTKNKKNTPDRMEIKKFNPILKRMTVHKEIK from the coding sequence ATGGCAAAAAAAGGTAACAGAATACAGGTAATATTAGAGTGCACAGAGCACAAGGAGTCTGGACAAGCAGGAACTTCTAGGTATATTACAACGAAGAACAAAAAGAATACACCAGACAGAATGGAGATTAAGAAATTTAATCCAATTCTTAAGCGTATGACAGTTCATAAAGAAATTAAGTAA
- the rimO gene encoding 30S ribosomal protein S12 methylthiotransferase RimO, translating to MRTKTLKKNKINVVTLGCSKNVYDSEVLMGQLKASGKDVVHEEEGNVVVINTCGFINNAKEESVNTILEFMQKKEAGEVDKVFVTGCLSERYKPDLMKEIPNVDQYFGTTELPGLLKALGADYKHELIGERLTTTPKNYAYLKIAEGCDRPCSFCAIPLMRGKHKSTPIEDLVTEAEKLAANGVKELILIAQDLTYYGLDLYKKRNLAELLEALVKVDGIEWIRLHYAFPTGFPMDVLDVMKREPKVCNYLDIPLQHISDEILKSMRRGTTNEKTTKLLNEFRKAVPEMTIRTTLIVGYPGETEAHFQELKEWVKAMRFERLGCFTYSHEENTHAFNLVDDVPEDVKQERANEIMEIQSQISWELNQSKIGETFKVVIDRKEGEYFVGRTEYDSPDVDNEVLINASKTYLKTGEFATVTITEAADFDLYAEVIVS from the coding sequence ATGAGAACAAAGACACTTAAAAAGAATAAAATCAACGTAGTAACACTTGGCTGTAGTAAAAATGTTTACGACAGTGAAGTTTTAATGGGCCAGCTTAAAGCTAGTGGAAAAGACGTGGTTCATGAAGAGGAGGGAAATGTCGTTGTAATTAATACTTGCGGTTTTATTAATAATGCCAAAGAAGAAAGTGTGAATACTATTTTAGAATTCATGCAGAAAAAAGAAGCAGGTGAAGTGGATAAAGTTTTTGTTACCGGTTGTTTAAGTGAACGCTACAAGCCAGACTTAATGAAGGAAATTCCTAATGTTGATCAATATTTTGGAACAACAGAATTACCAGGTTTGCTAAAAGCACTGGGTGCTGATTATAAACATGAATTAATTGGTGAACGTTTAACAACTACACCAAAAAACTACGCCTATTTAAAAATTGCTGAAGGCTGTGATCGTCCATGTAGTTTTTGTGCTATTCCGCTTATGCGTGGAAAACATAAAAGTACGCCTATTGAAGATTTAGTGACCGAAGCTGAAAAATTAGCAGCTAATGGCGTTAAAGAATTAATACTTATTGCACAGGATTTAACCTATTACGGGCTTGATTTATATAAAAAACGAAATTTAGCTGAATTATTAGAAGCTTTAGTGAAGGTAGATGGTATTGAATGGATTCGTCTGCATTATGCTTTCCCAACGGGTTTCCCAATGGATGTGTTAGATGTAATGAAGCGGGAACCTAAAGTATGTAATTATTTAGATATACCACTTCAACATATTTCAGATGAAATTTTAAAAAGTATGCGTCGTGGTACAACCAATGAAAAAACGACTAAATTACTAAATGAATTTAGAAAAGCCGTTCCAGAAATGACCATTAGAACAACTTTAATTGTTGGTTACCCTGGTGAAACAGAAGCGCATTTTCAAGAATTAAAAGAGTGGGTTAAAGCCATGCGTTTTGAGCGTTTAGGTTGTTTTACCTATAGTCATGAGGAAAACACACATGCTTTTAATTTAGTGGATGATGTGCCGGAAGATGTAAAACAAGAGCGTGCCAATGAGATTATGGAAATTCAATCGCAAATTTCTTGGGAATTAAATCAGTCTAAAATTGGTGAAACCTTTAAGGTTGTTATTGATAGAAAAGAAGGTGAATATTTTGTAGGTCGAACAGAGTATGATTCGCCAGACGTGGATAACGAAGTTTTAATCAACGCTTCAAAAACATACTTAAAAACAGGTGAGTTTGCAACTGTGACAATTACAGAAGCAGCCGATTTTGATTTGTATGCAGAGGTTATTGTGTCATAA
- a CDS encoding competence/damage-inducible protein A: MQAEIITIGDEILIGQIVDTNSAFISKALNKIGVSVYQITSVQDDLAHITKSLKEAEENADIIIITGGLGPTKDDITKRTICEYFQDTLVPSEAVLDNIKHIWKTYIKKPLAQVNIDQALVPSKAKVLMNKYGSAPGMWMERNGKVFISLPGVPYEMKALMEDEVIPKLRKTYKFPYIKHVTLLTYGLGESNLAERIEAWEDNLPSFIKLAYLPGLGRVRLRLSAKAFDKHLVETEMEAQIKALLPQIDDIFVGFETDDSIEAIIGKQLTALNKTVSTAESCTGGKIAQLFTKNAGASRYFKGSVVSYATEAKKDVLQVPEALINAYSVVSAPVVEAMAKHARELFKTDYAIATTGNAGPDKGDSDAEVGTVFIAIATKDEVYSEKFELGNHRTKVIMKAVNKAFEMLQKEILKK, encoded by the coding sequence ATGCAAGCAGAAATAATTACCATTGGTGATGAGATTCTCATTGGCCAAATTGTTGATACGAATTCTGCCTTTATTAGTAAGGCACTCAATAAAATAGGTGTTTCTGTATATCAAATCACATCTGTTCAAGACGATTTAGCGCATATTACCAAATCTTTAAAAGAAGCAGAAGAAAATGCCGATATCATTATTATTACTGGCGGATTAGGGCCAACAAAAGATGATATTACCAAGCGTACTATTTGTGAATATTTTCAAGATACGTTGGTTCCAAGCGAAGCCGTTTTAGATAATATTAAACACATTTGGAAAACCTATATTAAAAAGCCTTTAGCTCAAGTTAATATAGATCAAGCTTTAGTGCCATCCAAAGCCAAAGTGTTGATGAACAAGTATGGTAGTGCTCCAGGTATGTGGATGGAACGTAACGGCAAAGTGTTTATTTCGCTTCCAGGTGTGCCTTATGAAATGAAAGCACTCATGGAAGATGAAGTTATTCCAAAGCTGCGAAAAACTTATAAATTTCCTTATATCAAGCATGTTACCTTGCTAACCTATGGTTTAGGTGAAAGTAATTTGGCCGAACGCATTGAAGCTTGGGAAGATAATCTACCTAGTTTTATAAAATTGGCCTATTTACCAGGATTAGGTCGTGTTCGTTTACGTTTGTCAGCAAAGGCATTCGATAAGCATTTGGTAGAAACCGAAATGGAAGCTCAAATAAAAGCGTTGCTTCCACAGATAGACGATATTTTTGTAGGTTTTGAAACCGATGATTCTATTGAAGCCATCATTGGGAAGCAATTAACCGCATTAAATAAAACCGTTAGTACAGCCGAAAGTTGTACAGGTGGTAAAATAGCACAGCTGTTCACCAAAAACGCAGGTGCTTCCAGGTATTTTAAAGGCAGCGTAGTGAGTTATGCTACCGAAGCTAAAAAGGATGTATTGCAAGTGCCAGAAGCCTTAATTAATGCGTATTCTGTGGTGAGTGCTCCAGTTGTTGAAGCCATGGCAAAACACGCTCGGGAATTATTTAAAACCGATTATGCTATTGCTACAACCGGAAATGCAGGACCGGACAAGGGAGATTCAGATGCCGAAGTAGGAACAGTTTTTATAGCTATTGCGACAAAGGACGAGGTGTATTCAGAAAAATTTGAGTTAGGAAACCACCGAACTAAAGTCATCATGAAAGCTGTAAATAAGGCATTTGAAATGTTACAGAAAGAAATTTTAAAAAAGTAA
- a CDS encoding DUF4295 domain-containing protein gives MAKKSVASLQTGSKRLTKAIKMVKSPKTGSYMFVESVMAPEFVNDWLGKQ, from the coding sequence ATGGCAAAGAAATCAGTAGCATCATTACAAACAGGATCTAAAAGATTAACAAAAGCTATCAAAATGGTAAAATCTCCTAAAACGGGATCTTACATGTTTGTAGAATCTGTTATGGCTCCAGAATTTGTAAATGATTGGTTAGGGAAACAATAA
- the ftsY gene encoding signal recognition particle-docking protein FtsY produces MSFFKKIFSSEKKETLDKGLEKSKSSFLGKLSKAVAGKSKVDDEVLDNLEEILVSSDVGVNTTLKVIERIEARVAKDKYLGTAELNTILREEIAGLLSETNSGDDIEFTIPANKKPYVLMVVGVNGVGKTTTIGKLAYQFKKQGHNVVLGAADTFRAAAIEQLQVWADRVDVPMVRQDMGSDPASVAFDALESGVKQNADVIIIDTAGRLHNKVNLMNELTKVKRVMQKVVGDAPHDVLLVLDGSTGQNAFEQAKQFTAATEVTSLAVTKLDGTAKGGVVIGISDQFKIPVKYIGVGEGIEDLQVFNKYEFVDSFFK; encoded by the coding sequence ATGAGTTTTTTTAAAAAAATATTTTCTTCAGAAAAAAAAGAAACCCTAGACAAAGGTTTAGAAAAATCTAAATCCTCGTTTTTAGGAAAGTTGAGTAAAGCCGTAGCTGGAAAATCGAAAGTGGACGATGAAGTTCTCGATAATCTAGAAGAAATCCTCGTTAGTAGTGATGTTGGTGTTAATACGACTTTGAAAGTTATAGAGCGTATTGAAGCGCGTGTTGCTAAAGATAAATATTTAGGAACCGCGGAATTAAATACCATTCTTCGCGAAGAAATTGCTGGACTTTTAAGTGAAACGAATTCAGGTGATGATATTGAATTTACCATTCCAGCAAACAAAAAACCGTATGTTTTAATGGTTGTTGGTGTAAATGGTGTTGGAAAAACAACGACTATTGGAAAACTAGCTTATCAATTTAAAAAGCAAGGTCATAATGTTGTTTTAGGTGCTGCAGATACGTTTAGAGCTGCTGCCATAGAGCAACTGCAGGTTTGGGCAGATCGTGTAGATGTGCCAATGGTAAGGCAAGACATGGGTTCGGATCCCGCTTCTGTGGCCTTTGATGCATTAGAATCTGGTGTAAAACAAAATGCTGATGTCATTATAATTGATACAGCCGGTCGTTTACATAATAAGGTCAATTTAATGAACGAGTTGACCAAAGTTAAACGCGTCATGCAAAAGGTTGTTGGCGATGCACCGCATGATGTGTTGTTGGTTTTAGATGGCTCAACGGGTCAAAATGCGTTTGAGCAAGCCAAACAATTTACAGCCGCTACCGAAGTCACATCATTAGCCGTTACCAAACTAGATGGAACCGCCAAAGGTGGTGTGGTTATTGGTATCTCCGATCAATTTAAAATTCCCGTTAAGTATATTGGTGTGGGTGAAGGCATTGAAGATTTGCAAGTATTTAATAAATATGAGTTTGTAGATTCGTTTTTTAAATAA